One Miscanthus floridulus cultivar M001 chromosome 11, ASM1932011v1, whole genome shotgun sequence DNA window includes the following coding sequences:
- the LOC136491839 gene encoding protein ALP1-like: MQAAFRGRKSNTTQNVMAVVDFDLKLTYVLAGWEGSAHDALILADAIERPNGLSVPEGKFYLVDAGYACCPGFMPLYRGVHYHLSEFCSRTYPSNDRELYNLRHSSLRVTIEHDFGALKNRFCFLDNKPFHTYKTQVKLVLACCILHNWILSFGIDEVVPTEEAWVANPHVVIDSQPVNHLQSQENCGMVARRDAISASMWANRGTSRT, translated from the exons ATGCAGGCTGCATTTAGGGGTAGGAAGAGTAACACAACTCAAAATGTAATGGCTGTTGTGGACTTTGACCTAAAGCTCACCTATGTCTTGGCTGGTTGGGAGGGATCAGCACATGATGCTTTGATCCTAGCTGATGCTATTGAGAGACCAAATGGGTTGAGTGTACCAGAAG GCAAGTTCTATCTAGTTGATGCAGGCTATGCATGCTGCCCTGGGTTCATGCCACTTTACAGAGGTGTGCACTACCATCTGTCTGAGTTTTGTAGCAGAACATATCCTAGTAATGACAGGGAGCTGTACAACTTGAGGCACTCTTCCTTAAGAGTGACAATAGAGCATGATTTTGGTGCTTTGAAGAATAGGTTTTGTTTCCTAGATAATAAGCCCTTCCACACCTACAAGACCCAAGTCAAGCTTGTCCTAGCTTGTTGCATACTGCATAACTGGATCCTGTCCTTTGGCATTGATGAAGTGGTGCCAACTGAAGAGGCTTGGGTAGCCAACCCCCATGTTGTTATAGACAGCCAACCTGTGAATCACTTGCAGTCCCAAGAGAATTGTGGGATGGTAGCTAGGAGGGATGCTATCTCTGCTAGCATGTGGGCCAATAGGGGAACTTCTAGGACTTGA